Proteins from one Oenanthe melanoleuca isolate GR-GAL-2019-014 chromosome 1, OMel1.0, whole genome shotgun sequence genomic window:
- the LOC130254903 gene encoding dicarboxylate carrier SLC25A8-like isoform X4, producing the protein MEQRWLQGVRSTPSPSWACPSAAMVGLKPPEVPPTAAMKFVSAGMAGCVADLCTFPLDTAKVRLQVQGEVRIPQTIGSVEYRGVVGTLSTMVRTEGARSLYRGLAAGLQRQMSFASIRIGLYDSVKQLYTPKGAENIGMSTRLLAGCTTGAVAVACAQPTDVVKVRFQARALSDSARRYSSTVDAYRTIAREEGIRGLWRGTMPNIARNAIINCGELVTYDLLKDVLLRTQLMTDNVPCHFVAAFGAGFCATVVASPVDVVKTRYMNASPGQYRSALSCLLALLTQDGPAGLYKGFVPSFLRLGSWNVVMFVSYEQLQRAMALARPGLA; encoded by the exons ATGGAGCAAAGGTGGCTTCAGGGTGTCAGGAGCACTCCAAGTCCCTCTTGGGCATG cccctctgccgCCATGGTGGGTCTGAAGCCCCCCGAGGTGCCCCCGACGGCCGCCATGAAGTTCGTCAGCGCGGGGATGGCCGGCTGCGTCGCTGACCTGTGCACCTTTCCTCTGGACACCGCCAAGGTGCGGCTGCAG GTCCAGGGCGAGGTGAGGATCCCCCAGACCATCGGCTCCGTGGAGTACCGGGGTGTTGTGGGGACGCTGAGCACCATGGTGAGGACGGAGGGCGCCCGCAGCCTCTACAGAGGGCTGGCAGCCGGGCTGCAGCGCCAGATGAGCTTCGCCTCCATCCGCATCGGGCTGTATGACTCCGTGAAGCAGCTCTACACCCCCAAGGGTGCTGAGA ACATAGGCATGAGCACGCggctcctggctggctgcacCACGGGGGCTGTGGCCGTGGCCTGCGCCCAGCCCACGGATGTGGTCAAGGTGCGGTTCCAGGCGAGAGCCCTGTCAGACAGTGCCCGCCGGTACAGCAGCACCGTGGATGCCTACCGCACCATCGCCAGGGAGGAGGGCATCCGCGGGCTCTGGAGAG GGACGATGCCCAACATTGCCCGCAATGCCATCATCAACTGCGGGGAGCTCGTCACCTACGACCTCCTCAAGGACGTGCTGCTGCGGACACAGCTCATGACAG ACAACGTCCCGTGCCACTTCGTGGCCGCCTTTGGCGCCGGGTTCTGTGCCACAGTGGTGGCGTCCCCGGTGGACGTGGTGAAGACGCGGTACATGAACGCCAGCCCCGGGCAGTACCGCAGCGCCCTGAGCTgcctcctggccctgctcacgCAGGACGGCCCCGCCGGCCTCTACAAGGG CTTCGTCCCGTCCTTCCTGCGGCTGGGCTCCTGGAACGTGGTGATGTTTGTGTCCTACGAGCAGCTGCAGCGCGCCATGGCGCTGGCCCGGCCGGGCCTGGCCTGA
- the LOC130254903 gene encoding dicarboxylate carrier SLC25A8-like isoform X2: protein MPLGQHCFPVTRSLAAGMSRVLYKGGARERALRALPVQGRSWNTVPRSLRPSAAMVGLKPPEVPPTAAMKFVSAGMAGCVADLCTFPLDTAKVRLQVQGEVRIPQTIGSVEYRGVVGTLSTMVRTEGARSLYRGLAAGLQRQMSFASIRIGLYDSVKQLYTPKGAENIGMSTRLLAGCTTGAVAVACAQPTDVVKVRFQARALSDSARRYSSTVDAYRTIAREEGIRGLWRGTMPNIARNAIINCGELVTYDLLKDVLLRTQLMTDNVPCHFVAAFGAGFCATVVASPVDVVKTRYMNASPGQYRSALSCLLALLTQDGPAGLYKGFVPSFLRLGSWNVVMFVSYEQLQRAMALARPGLA, encoded by the exons ATGCCACTGGGGCAACACTGTTTTCCTGTCACCCgatccctggctgctggaatgTCCCGGGTGCTATATAAGGGTGGGGCCAGGGAGAGGGCTCTGAGGGCACTGCCTGtgcaaggcaggagctggaacaCTGTGCCGAGGTCCCTACG cccctctgccgCCATGGTGGGTCTGAAGCCCCCCGAGGTGCCCCCGACGGCCGCCATGAAGTTCGTCAGCGCGGGGATGGCCGGCTGCGTCGCTGACCTGTGCACCTTTCCTCTGGACACCGCCAAGGTGCGGCTGCAG GTCCAGGGCGAGGTGAGGATCCCCCAGACCATCGGCTCCGTGGAGTACCGGGGTGTTGTGGGGACGCTGAGCACCATGGTGAGGACGGAGGGCGCCCGCAGCCTCTACAGAGGGCTGGCAGCCGGGCTGCAGCGCCAGATGAGCTTCGCCTCCATCCGCATCGGGCTGTATGACTCCGTGAAGCAGCTCTACACCCCCAAGGGTGCTGAGA ACATAGGCATGAGCACGCggctcctggctggctgcacCACGGGGGCTGTGGCCGTGGCCTGCGCCCAGCCCACGGATGTGGTCAAGGTGCGGTTCCAGGCGAGAGCCCTGTCAGACAGTGCCCGCCGGTACAGCAGCACCGTGGATGCCTACCGCACCATCGCCAGGGAGGAGGGCATCCGCGGGCTCTGGAGAG GGACGATGCCCAACATTGCCCGCAATGCCATCATCAACTGCGGGGAGCTCGTCACCTACGACCTCCTCAAGGACGTGCTGCTGCGGACACAGCTCATGACAG ACAACGTCCCGTGCCACTTCGTGGCCGCCTTTGGCGCCGGGTTCTGTGCCACAGTGGTGGCGTCCCCGGTGGACGTGGTGAAGACGCGGTACATGAACGCCAGCCCCGGGCAGTACCGCAGCGCCCTGAGCTgcctcctggccctgctcacgCAGGACGGCCCCGCCGGCCTCTACAAGGG CTTCGTCCCGTCCTTCCTGCGGCTGGGCTCCTGGAACGTGGTGATGTTTGTGTCCTACGAGCAGCTGCAGCGCGCCATGGCGCTGGCCCGGCCGGGCCTGGCCTGA
- the LOC130254903 gene encoding dicarboxylate carrier SLC25A8-like isoform X1, with protein sequence MPLGQHCFPVTRSLAAGMSRVLYKGGARERALRALPVQGRSWNTVPRSLRPSAAMVGLKPPEVPPTAAMKFVSAGMAGCVADLCTFPLDTAKVRLQVQGEVRIPQTIGSVEYRGVVGTLSTMVRTEGARSLYRGLAAGLQRQMSFASIRIGLYDSVKQLYTPKGAENIGMSTRLLAGCTTGAVAVACAQPTDVVKVRFQARALSDSARRYSSTVDAYRTIAREEGIRGLWRGTMPNIARNAIINCGELVTYDLLKDVLLRTQLMTGEDAGECGQVPSLSLQDPTPSSSPPSDNVPCHFVAAFGAGFCATVVASPVDVVKTRYMNASPGQYRSALSCLLALLTQDGPAGLYKGFVPSFLRLGSWNVVMFVSYEQLQRAMALARPGLA encoded by the exons ATGCCACTGGGGCAACACTGTTTTCCTGTCACCCgatccctggctgctggaatgTCCCGGGTGCTATATAAGGGTGGGGCCAGGGAGAGGGCTCTGAGGGCACTGCCTGtgcaaggcaggagctggaacaCTGTGCCGAGGTCCCTACG cccctctgccgCCATGGTGGGTCTGAAGCCCCCCGAGGTGCCCCCGACGGCCGCCATGAAGTTCGTCAGCGCGGGGATGGCCGGCTGCGTCGCTGACCTGTGCACCTTTCCTCTGGACACCGCCAAGGTGCGGCTGCAG GTCCAGGGCGAGGTGAGGATCCCCCAGACCATCGGCTCCGTGGAGTACCGGGGTGTTGTGGGGACGCTGAGCACCATGGTGAGGACGGAGGGCGCCCGCAGCCTCTACAGAGGGCTGGCAGCCGGGCTGCAGCGCCAGATGAGCTTCGCCTCCATCCGCATCGGGCTGTATGACTCCGTGAAGCAGCTCTACACCCCCAAGGGTGCTGAGA ACATAGGCATGAGCACGCggctcctggctggctgcacCACGGGGGCTGTGGCCGTGGCCTGCGCCCAGCCCACGGATGTGGTCAAGGTGCGGTTCCAGGCGAGAGCCCTGTCAGACAGTGCCCGCCGGTACAGCAGCACCGTGGATGCCTACCGCACCATCGCCAGGGAGGAGGGCATCCGCGGGCTCTGGAGAG GGACGATGCCCAACATTGCCCGCAATGCCATCATCAACTGCGGGGAGCTCGTCACCTACGACCTCCTCAAGGACGTGCTGCTGCGGACACAGCTCATGACAGGTGAGGACGCGGGGGAATGTGGCCAggtgccatccctgtccctgcaagATCCAACCCCCAGCTCTTCCCCACCTTCAGACAACGTCCCGTGCCACTTCGTGGCCGCCTTTGGCGCCGGGTTCTGTGCCACAGTGGTGGCGTCCCCGGTGGACGTGGTGAAGACGCGGTACATGAACGCCAGCCCCGGGCAGTACCGCAGCGCCCTGAGCTgcctcctggccctgctcacgCAGGACGGCCCCGCCGGCCTCTACAAGGG CTTCGTCCCGTCCTTCCTGCGGCTGGGCTCCTGGAACGTGGTGATGTTTGTGTCCTACGAGCAGCTGCAGCGCGCCATGGCGCTGGCCCGGCCGGGCCTGGCCTGA
- the LOC130254903 gene encoding dicarboxylate carrier SLC25A8-like isoform X3, giving the protein MPLGQHCFPVTRSLAAGMSRVLYKGGARERALRALPVQGRSWNTVPRSLRPSAAMVGLKPPEVPPTAAMKFVSAGMAGCVADLCTFPLDTAKVQGEVRIPQTIGSVEYRGVVGTLSTMVRTEGARSLYRGLAAGLQRQMSFASIRIGLYDSVKQLYTPKGAENIGMSTRLLAGCTTGAVAVACAQPTDVVKVRFQARALSDSARRYSSTVDAYRTIAREEGIRGLWRGTMPNIARNAIINCGELVTYDLLKDVLLRTQLMTDNVPCHFVAAFGAGFCATVVASPVDVVKTRYMNASPGQYRSALSCLLALLTQDGPAGLYKGFVPSFLRLGSWNVVMFVSYEQLQRAMALARPGLA; this is encoded by the exons ATGCCACTGGGGCAACACTGTTTTCCTGTCACCCgatccctggctgctggaatgTCCCGGGTGCTATATAAGGGTGGGGCCAGGGAGAGGGCTCTGAGGGCACTGCCTGtgcaaggcaggagctggaacaCTGTGCCGAGGTCCCTACG cccctctgccgCCATGGTGGGTCTGAAGCCCCCCGAGGTGCCCCCGACGGCCGCCATGAAGTTCGTCAGCGCGGGGATGGCCGGCTGCGTCGCTGACCTGTGCACCTTTCCTCTGGACACCGCCAAG GTCCAGGGCGAGGTGAGGATCCCCCAGACCATCGGCTCCGTGGAGTACCGGGGTGTTGTGGGGACGCTGAGCACCATGGTGAGGACGGAGGGCGCCCGCAGCCTCTACAGAGGGCTGGCAGCCGGGCTGCAGCGCCAGATGAGCTTCGCCTCCATCCGCATCGGGCTGTATGACTCCGTGAAGCAGCTCTACACCCCCAAGGGTGCTGAGA ACATAGGCATGAGCACGCggctcctggctggctgcacCACGGGGGCTGTGGCCGTGGCCTGCGCCCAGCCCACGGATGTGGTCAAGGTGCGGTTCCAGGCGAGAGCCCTGTCAGACAGTGCCCGCCGGTACAGCAGCACCGTGGATGCCTACCGCACCATCGCCAGGGAGGAGGGCATCCGCGGGCTCTGGAGAG GGACGATGCCCAACATTGCCCGCAATGCCATCATCAACTGCGGGGAGCTCGTCACCTACGACCTCCTCAAGGACGTGCTGCTGCGGACACAGCTCATGACAG ACAACGTCCCGTGCCACTTCGTGGCCGCCTTTGGCGCCGGGTTCTGTGCCACAGTGGTGGCGTCCCCGGTGGACGTGGTGAAGACGCGGTACATGAACGCCAGCCCCGGGCAGTACCGCAGCGCCCTGAGCTgcctcctggccctgctcacgCAGGACGGCCCCGCCGGCCTCTACAAGGG CTTCGTCCCGTCCTTCCTGCGGCTGGGCTCCTGGAACGTGGTGATGTTTGTGTCCTACGAGCAGCTGCAGCGCGCCATGGCGCTGGCCCGGCCGGGCCTGGCCTGA
- the LOC130254903 gene encoding putative mitochondrial transporter UCP3 isoform X5, with protein sequence MVGLKPPEVPPTAAMKFVSAGMAGCVADLCTFPLDTAKVRLQVQGEVRIPQTIGSVEYRGVVGTLSTMVRTEGARSLYRGLAAGLQRQMSFASIRIGLYDSVKQLYTPKGAENIGMSTRLLAGCTTGAVAVACAQPTDVVKVRFQARALSDSARRYSSTVDAYRTIAREEGIRGLWRGTMPNIARNAIINCGELVTYDLLKDVLLRTQLMTDNVPCHFVAAFGAGFCATVVASPVDVVKTRYMNASPGQYRSALSCLLALLTQDGPAGLYKGFVPSFLRLGSWNVVMFVSYEQLQRAMALARPGLA encoded by the exons ATGGTGGGTCTGAAGCCCCCCGAGGTGCCCCCGACGGCCGCCATGAAGTTCGTCAGCGCGGGGATGGCCGGCTGCGTCGCTGACCTGTGCACCTTTCCTCTGGACACCGCCAAGGTGCGGCTGCAG GTCCAGGGCGAGGTGAGGATCCCCCAGACCATCGGCTCCGTGGAGTACCGGGGTGTTGTGGGGACGCTGAGCACCATGGTGAGGACGGAGGGCGCCCGCAGCCTCTACAGAGGGCTGGCAGCCGGGCTGCAGCGCCAGATGAGCTTCGCCTCCATCCGCATCGGGCTGTATGACTCCGTGAAGCAGCTCTACACCCCCAAGGGTGCTGAGA ACATAGGCATGAGCACGCggctcctggctggctgcacCACGGGGGCTGTGGCCGTGGCCTGCGCCCAGCCCACGGATGTGGTCAAGGTGCGGTTCCAGGCGAGAGCCCTGTCAGACAGTGCCCGCCGGTACAGCAGCACCGTGGATGCCTACCGCACCATCGCCAGGGAGGAGGGCATCCGCGGGCTCTGGAGAG GGACGATGCCCAACATTGCCCGCAATGCCATCATCAACTGCGGGGAGCTCGTCACCTACGACCTCCTCAAGGACGTGCTGCTGCGGACACAGCTCATGACAG ACAACGTCCCGTGCCACTTCGTGGCCGCCTTTGGCGCCGGGTTCTGTGCCACAGTGGTGGCGTCCCCGGTGGACGTGGTGAAGACGCGGTACATGAACGCCAGCCCCGGGCAGTACCGCAGCGCCCTGAGCTgcctcctggccctgctcacgCAGGACGGCCCCGCCGGCCTCTACAAGGG CTTCGTCCCGTCCTTCCTGCGGCTGGGCTCCTGGAACGTGGTGATGTTTGTGTCCTACGAGCAGCTGCAGCGCGCCATGGCGCTGGCCCGGCCGGGCCTGGCCTGA